A stretch of the Clostridia bacterium genome encodes the following:
- a CDS encoding EamA family transporter, translating into MASNSSGRYIMVVIAAVTWGMFGIISELLFSKGIDPISVGTYRATISFLLFFLFALIFERDSLKLEIKDFPFFILYGLIGVAGMYTMYTTAINLTSIATAAILLYTAPAFVNVLSYFIFKEPMDWTKIISLVLTLVGCFLVVKGYDVNSLKANTMGIIVGILSGITYAMFSIFGKLGSKKHSTLTLLVYSHLFGMLFMWFLRPPSFLIKTVVHTGIMPIVLALSIICTIIPNASYTYALKYIPASNASIIATLEPVIATIAGYFAFGQAIELPQIAGFALVILSIILVQTGKQTQNISFSANA; encoded by the coding sequence ATGGCTAGTAATTCAAGCGGCAGATATATAATGGTTGTAATAGCGGCAGTAACATGGGGTATGTTTGGAATAATCAGTGAATTATTGTTTAGTAAGGGGATAGACCCTATATCAGTGGGTACATACAGGGCAACAATAAGTTTTTTGTTATTTTTTTTATTTGCCCTTATTTTTGAAAGAGATAGTCTAAAATTAGAGATAAAAGATTTCCCTTTTTTTATATTATACGGATTAATAGGTGTTGCAGGCATGTATACAATGTATACTACTGCTATCAACCTCACATCGATAGCAACAGCTGCGATACTCCTATATACAGCACCTGCATTTGTAAATGTGCTATCGTACTTTATATTTAAAGAACCGATGGATTGGACAAAGATAATCAGTCTTGTATTAACACTGGTAGGGTGTTTTTTGGTAGTCAAAGGATATGATGTAAATTCTTTAAAGGCCAATACCATGGGAATAATAGTGGGCATCTTATCCGGCATAACCTATGCAATGTTCAGTATCTTTGGGAAACTAGGTTCAAAAAAGCATAGTACCTTGACACTGCTGGTATATTCGCACCTATTCGGTATGTTGTTCATGTGGTTTTTAAGACCACCATCGTTTTTGATAAAAACTGTAGTACATACAGGAATAATGCCGATAGTGCTGGCCTTGAGTATAATATGTACCATAATCCCCAATGCTTCATATACATATGCACTTAAATATATACCTGCAAGCAATGCATCCATAATAGCTACATTAGAACCTGTTATAGCTACCATAGCAGGGTATTTTGCATTTGGTCAGGCGATAGAATTACCTCAAATAGCAGGTTTTGCACTAGTTATATTATCTATAATACTGGTTCAGACTGGCAAACAAACTCAAAATATTTCATTTTCAGCTAATGCATAG